A single region of the Salvelinus sp. IW2-2015 linkage group LG20, ASM291031v2, whole genome shotgun sequence genome encodes:
- the LOC111980977 gene encoding heat shock protein beta-1-like, which translates to MADHNKVLPRPLFRRDVNWDPFREWTQPSHMIMEKDFGLPPFLDPGDVSWIDWARNTLASSSWPGYTRYPLFSLSTVLPAAVAPQTLARLQRQLSGGVSEIRTGQGSWRITLDVNHFSPEEISIKTKGGFLEIAGQHDEREDEHGSVSRCFIRKYKLLPGVDLQHVSSSLSGEGVLLVEAPLPGSATTILPSDMVIPIQIKHEQEGKE; encoded by the exons ATGGCTGACCACAACAAGGTATTACCACGTCCTCTTTTCCGCCGAGATGTAAATTGGGATCCTTTCCGTGAGTGGACACAGCCTAGCCACATGATCATGGAGAAGGACTTTGGCCTCCCTCCTTTCCTGGATCCAGGCGATGTGAGCTGGATAGATTGGGCTAGGAATACATTGGCATCATCCTCCTGGCCAGGGTACACACGCTATCCCCTCTTCAGCCTCAGCACTGTTCTCCCTGCTGCAGTGGCACCCCAGACTTTAGCCAGGCTTCAGAGGCAACTGTCTGGAGGAGTGTCAGAGATCAGGACGGGACAGGGCAGTTGGAGGATCACCCTGGATGTTAATCACTTCTCACCAGAGGAGATATCAATCAAAACCAAGGGGGGCTTCCTGGAGATTGCAG GTCAACATGATGAAAGGGAAGACGAACATGGATCAGTCTCAAGGTGCTTTATAAGGAAATACAA GCTGCTCCCTGGTGTGGATTTGCAGCACGTCAGCTCATCTCTGTCTGGTGAAGGGGTTCTCTTAGTAGAAGCACCTCTACCAGGCTCAGCTACCACCATCCTCCCCAGTGACATGGTCATCCCCATTCAGATCAAGCACGAGCAGGAGGGGAAAGAGTGA